GATAGTGATTCAGGTTACTTGATGCTACTTGCTGCCacactgtcacctcctgccttccttaCTGCTTGTGCCCCATAGCTGCTCCCTCTTAGGCTCCTGATGGAGCTCTCAGCAGGCAGGGACTTGTTATCTCCTGGCCCTGTTCACTGCTGAGTGATGTGCAGATGGAGATGAATAGTTCTCACAAATATCCTACAAATCAGATATTTTCCCCTACCCTTCGAGGTAAAGGTAGAGgttaaaatagaaagaaactGTCCTATGGGATGGTTGTTCTTTGGGAGTTGCAGACACAGACAGGAGTTCAATCCAGGGTTGGAACACACTGGGCTGTGGTAGGTGCTGAAATCATGTGTGTGCCCTGCTCTAAAATACAGTAGATGAAATACTGTCcaaggaaatttcttttttgttagaAGATCCCTGGATGATTTAAAACAGAAGTCCTTCGGCCAAAATACCAGAATCTGCCcgtcccttcctgccctgccattGCTTGCCCCCCCCAGCCCTTATCACTCATCCCTAGTGAGCTCAGGTTCACTGAGGGAATGAGGTGTGGGCTGGGATGTTGAGCAATGACATACCTGGTCTGTGAGAGTGAATTCCCAGGAAATGGGGCAGGGTCAGCCCCGGGGGGAACTCACATTCCTAAAATTTCTTGGGCTTCACCCTAGGGGAAAGGGCTTGCCTTGATGTAGGAATATCTTCTGCAGATTCCAGCATGTTGGTGTGCTCTGATAGAGCACAGAAACAtctggaggcaggagctgtctCTGGATTTGAGTGATGAAGTGCTGAGTCTCACAGAAACCTTCTGCTCCTGATCCAGGGGAAGGCAgatccttccctccctctccctcctcagctgggaaATGACCACATCAATATTCCTAGATTATTTCTTGGATATCTCCTGAAGCAGGAGAACCCAGAGCTCTTCATTAGCTCGTGGCTACAGAAATTCCTGCTCACTAAATGGCCAATCATTTTCATAATCTCAGAGCAAATACTTGCACCTCAGGTGTATTTATGAAAGCCAAATGAGGCAGGCACAAGgcactccttccttcctcaacccttttttccttcttagcTGGGCTGCTCCCATTCCCAAAGCCTGGAGTGCTGCCAGGTCTCAGTGTGGTGTGAGCACCTGGAGGTGTCACCTGGGTAGGTCCACGTGCCCATGGCAGTGTTCCCAGGGGACTGAGTCTATGCTGGTGGGAGATGGAAACCAGCACCCTGCTTCCCTCTTTGCAGAGCCCACATGGAAGTCCAGCTCCAAGGGCAGGAggcccagtgctgctccagtcccttcctGGATGGGATCACTCAGCGtgtttgaaattactttttaactCTTTTACTTATCTCCCTTCAGATTCTTTCTGCAACTGTTGAAAATGCCAACATCGTCCTGCAGATCGACaatgccaggctggcagcagacGACTTCCGAACCAAGTGAGTCCAAGAGCTTTTgtgaaaaaaggggaaaagccTGGCTGCTCAAGGTGCTTTTTTCTGCACCTGGGGTTGCTCCACTGGAGTGGGACATTTTGGAATAGTTCATCTcttcctgggcacagcactgctaTTTCTGCGCTGTGAGAGCTGCGCACACACATTGAATTAAAGATTTTTGGCAAAAATAtgctgagctggggaaggaatagaaaagaaaaatgctgtatcAAGAGGATGTATGcaactgtgtgtgtgtccccaggttTGAGTCGGAGCAGGCTCTGCGCTTGAGCGTCGAGGCCGACATCAACGGCCTGCGCCGGGTCCTGGACGAGCTGACTCTGTCCAGAGCCGACCTGGAGATGCAGATTGAGAACCTGAAGGAGGAGCTGACTTATCTGAAGAAGAACCACGAGGAGGTGAGCACAGAGTTGGGCTCTCAGAAGGCCACTCTGGGGCCTGAAATTTCAGTTCTGGTCCAGCCTTTAAGGCTACGCCGAGTTCTGAACTGCTGGGAAGGGGTGAGAAGTGCTggtgaggcaggagaggggaaacACTCTGGACAGCAGCACATCCTCCCTGGAGCCTGTGGAGCTCCATTTGCCACTTGCCACACCAGTAATATCCACTGTGGCTGTTTGAGGTTTATTAAGAACACTCACAGCTTCTGGCCAGGCAGGTCTGTTCCCTGAGAAATGaaccagctctgggctctgctttaTTCTCTGGAGGATCAAGTCCAGTGGGGATTTCTCAagaatttgaattattttatttgtggtCATGGAGCAAATACCCCAGTTTACTCCCTTTTGATCAACCCCCAAATGCTCGCTTTCCTGAAGAACTCTGCCTCAAGAGTAACATTTGATATGCTGGTTCTTGGATTGCCTGAAgatgtgtttctgtttttgtgTCAGGAAATGACGGCCCTGCGTGGGCAGGTGGGTGGGGAGATCAGCGTGGAGATGGACGCTGCTCCCGGCATCGACCTCACCAAGATCCTGGCGGAGATGCGGGAGCAGTACGAGAGCCTGGCCGAGAAGAACcgcagggatgctgagcagtgGTTCTTCAGCAAGGTGAGGAACTGGCGGTGGTGagcagcggggccggggccggggctgtgCCGCTGCCGCGGCTCTGAGCGCAcggctctgcctggctgcagacGGAGGAGCTGAACCGGGAGGTGGCCATCAACacggagcagctgcagagcgGCAAGACGGAGATCACGGAGCTGCGGCGCACGATCCAGAGCCTGGAGATCGACCTGCAGTCGCAGCTCAGCACGGTACGagggccaggctgctggcagggaggggctgcggggctgtgcccaccctggccgccccccctgagcccagccccgtGCCCGTCCCGCAGAAAGCGGCTCTGGAGGGCACCCTGGCCGACACCGAGGCGCGCTACGGCACGCAGCTGGcgcagctgcagctgctgatcaGCGGCGTGGAGGAGCAGCTGGCCGAGCTGCGCTGTGACATGGAGCGCCAGAACCACGAGTACAGGGCGCTGCTGGACGTCAAGAGCCGCCTGGAGCAGGAGATCGCCACGTACCGCCGGCTGCTGGAGGGCGAGGACGCGCAGTGCGTGAGGGGCTTCGctgggagggaggctgggaggtGATGGGTCATAAACATGAATGCCTCAGCCCAGTCACACCTTTCAGGGCTGGTTTCTCTGTTCACACAGCTGTGGATGCCCAGTGCTCTATCCCAGGTGTCTGGCTGTAGTGGGATGCTGCACTGGCTCCCTTTCCTTGCTGGAAAGGGCTGTGGTTTCTCTTCCCTCAGGAGAGGCCAAGTGGAGCAACACTTTTATCTCCATGAGcgttctctgcttttctcctgcctgAACACAGAGTCTGTGTAGCAGCAACAACCAATATTTGTCCCTAATatctctttgcttttgtttctcttgtaGCATCTCCTCCCAGTACTCCTCCGCCATGTCCTCACACTCTGGCAGAGATGGTAAGAACCTACctttcccctctgccagcagagttgtttaaagcagcattttccactCCCTTTTGGAATTTCCACCAACTCTTGAAGAATGTGCAAAATCAGACAATGTTTTAAGAAacttctctccttcctgctgtgaATAATTAtcctcctttcctctgcagTCATGACATCGTCCCGCCAGGTGCGCACGATCGTGGAGGAGGTGCAGGACGGGAAGGTGGTCTCTTCCCGGGAGCAGGTGGCACTCACCACTCGCTAGGACAGTCCCTggctcaggagagcagccaaCTGAGCCAAGAAATGCCTGAGGGTTGTGTCCCAGAACACTCCTTCACCTGCTTCTTCTGCCTGTGTTGCCCTCATTCCATGCAGGTGTCTCTGGACACTTTTATTAAAGCTTTTTCTCCTTGCTCGTGCAACTGCAGACTTGTCTGTCACTGACACGTGATCCCTCAAAGCCTCCGGGTTCTATGTTCGTGCCAGGGAAAGTCCTAAGAAACCACAAGAAGCCAGTGAGAggaggggaatggagggacaggggtGCTGCCTAGGACAAACGTAACTGGAGACAGCTTTTTCTAATTAACTCAGGGCTTGTAAATACAAGGGACTGGCTAAGACATAAACTGAGGTTTGAGGTCAATGTGCCACACGACCGATAATTAAAGCCAACAAGCTGAAGCTCAGTTCTCTAACTCTTGGGATCATAAAAAGTCACTTTCTCCTGTAAGTTGAACTTAGATGGCTTCAGCAGGACTGCTGCTGTCAGGTGTTCTCTCTGAGATACGAGCCCAGGGTCCTCCTGGTTGGCAAACCTCATCCCTACAGACCTGCTGTCTCTCTTGACTGTCTTTAAACCACACTGTCAGgcacaaaaactttttttcaggGCGATTCatgctgccccagggctgcctttAAAGGAACTAAAGTAACCATTGCTTAATCTGCACAGGGATGAGTAGCAATAATTTTTATCACTGTGGTGTGTAGCAGATCACTGCTAAAACCCTTCCTGAAATGTGCGAGGTAGAAACGACGCCCGAGGCTGAGCTGCCGCTCAGGATTAGTGACACACTTGGgcagcagcaattcctgctgtgcctgtgcccacTCGCCTGCTGGAGAGTGACTGAGGCAGGgccagagaggagaggaaattgTTTTAGAGCCAAAAGCATGATGGGATCACTTTGATCCAGCTTTATGCTTTCTAGTCTGTGGTAGCTGGGAGCCCTCTGCATTGGCTTGTGTTCATCCCACACCTCAAGGATGCAGATTTGGGGCTCAGACcaaagggagagggaacagTTTGTATTAGATCAGCTTCCCTTATAACAACGGACaagaggctcctgcagctggggctcagctctccCATCCTTTGGGTGATCAGGGGTTCATTCATTCTCCCTTACTCTCCCCATGGCATTAAGGTCCCACTGAGCACTCCCCAGGGCACTCCCTGGCCCCAGAAGGTTTGGAAAGAGCTGATGGTGTCACACTGGGCATGACAGGACAGGCAAAGGAGATTGAAGAAGTGGGGAACCTGCCAGGTGTTTCCAGAGAAGGGAGTGTGAGATGATATCACTGTATCATCATTCAGCAATTACAGAAAAGGGCAGGAAACCAGACACAGCAGAGTGCAGAGTTCACCGCCTGTATTGTGCTTCTCCCTTTGCTGGAATGACAGATATTCCTTGGAGAAAGTCTTCCAGGCCAACCAAACCAGAGCTATCTAAGAAATGAAAACCAGATCAAGGAAAAACGTACCTGAGCCTCAAGCTGTCTCAGACTCTCTGGCAGCAGGCAAAGCTGCAGGCTGGAAATCCTGAGCAAACTGCTCATGCACTTTttaatgtttggttttttttgtcatcagAAGAGTGTTGTTATAGTTTAAATGGCTTGTAAATGGCTTTTTAAGTCTTGAACTATCTGCACAATGCCCCAAGTGTATGAATACATAAAAGCTTTCTGCAAACCACAAATATAACTGATTAAATATAAGTAGGAGGTTAAAAGAAAGCATCAGTCCAAGTTctggtggcagcacagagagacGTGGTCCCTTCTGCAACCAAAAGCGCACAGGGGAGAGATTGACCCAGCACACTCAGTCATCTCTGGTATCTGTCACTCCATGCTGAGATATTTACATCTGTCAGCAGGAACAGCCTGAGATGAAATcctgaggagagctgggagaacagctgggagagctgatgGAAGAGCCTGGTTTGTAATCAGTGGATTCAGTGACCCTGGGAGGATCTTATCAGGGGATATTCATCAACATATATTTGCATTAATGAATAAGGCTTTAATTCTGCATAAGCCCAGTGTAACCCTGTTATCACAGGCAAGAGCAAAGTCCAAGCTCAGCACAAGTGATCTCTGTGTGACATTACAGTGCTCAGAACTATAAGGTAATATATTGCTTGCTATTTACTCTTTGCTACACCCATTTGTGTCTGTGAAACACGGACAAATTGTCTCTCCAAGAAGAGGACAAACTGGTTTTGGAGAGCATTTTTCAGACTTGCTGCAAGCTGCAAGCACAAGAAGAAAAGCCTTGTTAGGATTCAGCTGGGAATGACAGAGGCAAGTCCTCAGTGAACGATGGCGAAACTTTATGGACAACAAAACGAAAAATGAATGTCCTTGAAAGGTATTTAATGATggagacacagagagaaatcTATGGGATATGCCTGTATCAAGAGTAATATAAAATAACAAGAACACTGACAATGAATAATGCTGAATTAAATGTCTTCTTTCCAATCTCTAAAGTCCCATGTGCTCCTCAGACAGTTGTTTTTACAATGCCCTCAAGGAGGAGGATAgttgttattgttgtttctATCCCACAAATCATAAAATTGAGACtaggagcagctgaaggatttGCCTGGAGTGACTTGCAAAGCTGGGATCAgaccctggagcagctggtgtCGCCAGCAAGATGGAGATCAGCATCAGTACAGCCAATAACAGGCTGACAGAAAGTGGCATGACAGGTATATCACCAGCCAgataagcaaatattttgtaaatacttTGTAAATTGAGAACACCAGGATTTTCCATAGGTGTAACATAGAAATTCAGCTGACAGTGAACAGAGAGGAGCTCGGGCCACCTCTGGAGGAGCCTctccctggccaggctggaggctgctggcagtgcctgctccagctcctcttctgGCCCTCCTGTGCCTGGGACTTTGGGGTTTAAGACTTTGTGTCAGAGTCATCGAGTCCCCAAGGAAGCCTCTTGGATGTGAAAACAGCTGGTGGTTCAGGGAGTATTTGCAGTAACGTGAAATGCTGGATCTTCTTCTTGGGGGCACATTAAACTTCATCTACATTAGCCTAAGGAATAGTCTTGAGCCTTAAAAATATCCTGATAAGCCCAAAGGATTTCCCTCCAGGGAAATCTAATCTTTCTCAATTCCATTGCCCTGTTGAGTCTGATAATTCTGCTCTAGAGCACTCTTGTGAATAACTCCAGCATGTCCATGCTCTGGCACCACCCCACTctccctcccacagcccaggaTGCCGACAGAAACCTGATATAtaatcctttcctttttattttttacaaagcTCATTACGTGGGAGCAACACCTTTGCCTGGGGGAGGCTCTTCTGCTCATTTACTTGACACAGTAATTTTTCCTGGTCAGACCTGCGCTGCTGTTCCTGAAATGCCCGCAGGAGATCCTCGTGTGCCGTCGTTCCTCTGCTCCCCTGTCattgctctgctcccctgtcattgctctgctcctctgtcaTTCCTCTGCTCCCCTGTCATTCCTTTGCTCCCCTGGCAttcctctgctcccctggcaTTTCTCTGCTACTCTGtcattcctctgctcctcttcctccctcagGACTCAGTGTTGCCTGCGAGGGGCTCGCAAGTCAGCCCAGGACAGCTCATGAGAGCATTGCCCCTGGCTGCCTGCAAGGATGTGGGGAGTAAATTTCCAGTCTGTAGACTCCAGTCAGGAAGACAATCAAAGCTAATTCAGGAAAGAGCCTTCATTAGGCATGGAGATTCCATCGTTAGCAGATCTCATCATCACAAAGTGAAAATGGCTTTAATAAAGTGAGGGCTGTgactgctggcacagcttgaggttTGTTCTCATGTAAAAGCAAGAGCtggtttaaaaaatttttttgaattttggaaaggaaaaaagttgcCATGAAGAACACACAATTCCAGGAAAATAATGACTGAAATTACTGTTCTCCTTTACAAAAGCTGTAGAAATTCTAATCACCTTTGGTAAGGTCTGAAGTTCAGAAAGAAGGaaggcgcggaaaggaaaggcgcggaaaggaaaggcgcggaaaggaaaggcgcggaaaggaaaggcgcggaaaggaaaggcgcggaaaggaaaggcgcggaaaggaaaggcgcggaaaggaaaggcgcggaaaggaaaggcgcggaaaggaaaggcgcggaaaggaaaggcgcggaaaggaaaggcgcggaaaggaaaggcgcggaaaggaaaggcgcggaaaggaaaggcgcggaaaggaaaggcgcggaaaggaaaggcgcggaaaggaaaggcgcggaaaggaaaggcgcggaaaggaaaggcgcggaaaggaaaggcgcggaaaggaaaggcgcggaaaggaaaggcgcggaaaggaaaggcgcggaaaggaaaggcgcggaaaggaaaggcgcggaaaggaaaggcgcggaaaggaaaggcgcggaaaggaaaggcgcggaaaggaaaggcgcggaaaggaaaggcgcggaaaggaaaggcgcggaaaggaaaggcgcggaaaggaaaggcgcggaaaggaaaggcgcggaaaggaaaggcgcggaaaggaaaggcgcggaaaggaaaggcgcggaaaggaaaggcgcggaaaggaaaggcgcggaaaggaaaggcgcggaaaggaaaggcgcggaaaggaaaggcgcggaaaggaaaggcgcggaaaggaaaggcgcggaaaggaaaggcgcggaaaggaaaggcgcggaaaggaaaggcgcggaaaggaaaggcgcggaaaggaaaggcgcggaaaggaaaggcgcggaaaggaaaggcgcggaaaggaaaggcgcggaaaggaaaggcgcggaaaggaaaggcgcggaaaggaaaggcgcggaaaggaaaggcgcggaaaggaaaggcgcggaaaggaaaggcgaagaaagaaagaaagaaagaaagaaagaaagaaagaaagaaagaaagaaagaaagaaagaaagaaagaaagaaagaaagaaagaaagaaagaaagaaagaaagaaagaaagaaagaaagaaagaaagaaagaaagaaagaaagaaagaaagaaagaaagaaagaaagaaagaaagaaagaaagaaagaaagaaagaaagaaagaaagaaagaaagaaagaaagaaagaaagaaagaaagaaagaaagaaagaaagaaagaaagaaagaaagaaagaaagaaagaaagaaagaaagaaagaaagaaagaaagaaagaaagaaagaaagaaagaaagaaagaaagaaagaaagaaagaaagaaagaaagaaagaaagaaagaaagaaagaaagaaagaaagaaagaaagaaagaaagaaagaaagaaagaaagaaagaaagaaagaaagaaagaaagaaagaaagaaagaaagaaagaaagaaagaaagaaagaaagaaagaaagaaagaaagaaagaaagaaagaaagaaagaaagaaagaaagaaagaaagaaagaaagaaagaaagaaagaaagaaagaaagaaagaaagaaagaaagaaagaaagaaagaaagaaagaaagaaagaaagaaagaaagaaagaaagaaagaaagaaagaaagaaagaaagaaagaaagaaagaaagaaagaaagaaagaaagaaagaaagaaagaaagaaagaaagaaagaaagaaagaaagaaagaaagaaagaaagaaagaaagaaagaaagaaagaaagaaagaaagaaagaaagaaagaaagaaagaaagaaagaaagaaagaaagaaagaaagaaagaaagaaagaaagaaagaaagaaagaaagaaagaaagaaagaaagaaagaaagaaagaaagaaagaaagaaagaaagaaagaaagaaagaaagaaagaaagaaagaaagaaagaaagaaagaaagaaagaaagaaagaaagaaagaaagaaagaaagaaagaaaaggaaggataTCTCTGCTTAGTTTGcagtaattgaaaaaaatcctctacTCATTCTGGGTGTTTTCCTCATCAAAAAATCACACAgtcccaggatggtttgggttgggagggaccttacaGACCATCTGTACAGACATTCtacccccctgccatgggcagggacacctccctctagcccaggttgctccaagccccatccaaactggccttgaaaATGAAGGATCATATAAATTTtgattaaatgaaattaagtgTTTGTTCAGCAGTCATTTTTATAATTCCTTGGTAGAAAAGAGACCAGTTGTGACCAGGCTGCAGGTGggccccaggcagccctgcctgacTCTGATTTCTGGCTCCAGGCAGGGCCTGGCCACCACTGTGGCATCAGAGCTTGGTGCCCTGGCTTGGCTTCCTGATGACAGCTCTAACAAAGGATGGGCACCCACAGAACCACCCCATGGTTCAGGAGTGCTGGATTTGCAGTGTCAAGATAAAATTGAGCTTAATGAACTTGCCCATGTGGCAGAAGAAGTATTTGTGAGCCAGGCTGAACCTGACACATTCTTTATGCCACGTGTCCAGGTGACCTGGATGCCAAACCCAAAGCTGAACTACACATGGGTGAGAGCCAGCCAATATTAGCATTGCTATATTAATgttattaataaaatgaaagattcagatgacaaaacattttaattatttcccttcttcctcaATTCAGCAttccagaatttaaaaattagtttaataaactttttaaaagatctttTCTACTGTTCTTTCTAAAGAACACCTGACACCTAGATTATATTGGAGAGTTTTCATGGTGCTGGTTGGAACTGGATCAGACCTCTGTAGGGTCATGCATCTCCTGAAATTCTTTACATTACTGTTTCAGAAATCTTATGAAACATCCTATGTGGCAGTGAATATTCAATGAACTGTATGCTTGGTGTTCAGGAAATATCCTTTCATATTTTGGATAAGTATTTGACTATTTTGTCTACCcttgaaagcagcaaaacaaccCAGACCTCTGCAAGGGGATGTTTTGACAGATGTAGAATAAAGAGAAGGGATAAACCAGCCCTGGTACATTCCAGTGCAATAttcctctgtgctctcctggaGCATTTGAGGTCTAAAGAGACAGACCAGGTGCTCACTCCACCCATGGCCATGTGGAATGGAACAGACCCTGGCTGCAGGGCCCAGGGTGGTCTTCTGGCCCTGATCCCAGGGACAGAGGCTAGCTGAGTGAGGGGACAGCCTTGCCTCTGGTCACAAAGGGCTCCAACAGGCTCTGTCAGATAGGATGCCTTTCCCACAGCTTTCACTTTCCGGGTAGACTCACCCACGCCAGGGATAGATAATTGCTGTGGTGTTTCATTCCCGGGGCACTCTTAGGTATCGTAGGGTTTTTGTGTCACTGCTCTTGAGCTGTCATCACAAGTCAGACCTGATGATTCAGGAAGTAACATTTTTGATGTAGTTTTGAAACACGCTTCTGTTAACCAAAGCATCTTTCTGTTGTGGGATTTCTGGAGACAAACGCCTTTGGGGAATTATTTCcggctgaaagaaaaagaaaacacctcCTAGCCAGGTCACAAGGAGGAAGAATAAACAGCCCTTCTCCAGTGGCACGATCCACAGGAACTGGTATAAATAGAGGACCAGGGGACAGAGGGCTCACAGTTGGATCCTGCAGAGACCTGAGCACTTGCCTTGGGCTCTGTTGGCTCTGCACCCACACCATGAGCTGTGCTGTCAGGCAGGTTGTCACCACCTGCAcgcagggcaggggcagcacaggcagcaatgcagctggcactggcaggagGGTCTCCTCTGCCTCCTCGGGGAGACACGCTGCCTatgagctgggtgctgtggttGGCAGCTTCTCCGGGGGCAGCGTGAGcgaggggctgctggggaagcagctgagTGCCGGCAGCGCAGCTGGTGGCAGCTTCAGAGCCACCCAGAGGGCTTGTTCTGCCCTGGGATTCAGCGTTGGAGGCATCTGCACTCGAGGGCCTGGTGgcttccccagggctggcactggctgtggGGATGGGATCCTGTTTGCTAACAACGAGAAGGCGACCATGCAGAACCTCAACGACCGCCTGGCCTCGTACCTGGACAAGGTGCGGCTGCTGGAGGGGGACAATGCCGACCTGGAGTGCAAGATCAGGGAGTGGTATGCCAAGGTGGGGCCCATCTGTGAGCCACGGGACTACAGCTGCTACCACAAGGAAATTGAAGACCTTCAGAACCAGGTAAACCCTTGTTTGTCAAGAAAATTCTAATATTTCTTTGGGCTTTGCTTTCACATGTGCACAGAGCCCTGTCTAAGGGCAGA
The genomic region above belongs to Ficedula albicollis isolate OC2 chromosome 27, FicAlb1.5, whole genome shotgun sequence and contains:
- the LOC101812134 gene encoding keratin, type I cytoskeletal 14 translates to MSTTVRQFSSSTSLKGFGSLGGGSSRLSSVRLGAGGYRAPSVHGGSGSYSVSSRVVSGLGSAFGGSYCSSAGGALGGGFGGSYGAGFGAGFGGGFGGGDGILPAGEKETMQNLNDRLATYLDKVRALEEANTELEVKIREWYKKQAPGPDRDYSPYYRTIEELRNKILSATVENANIVLQIDNARLAADDFRTKFESEQALRLSVEADINGLRRVLDELTLSRADLEMQIENLKEELTYLKKNHEEEMTALRGQVGGEISVEMDAAPGIDLTKILAEMREQYESLAEKNRRDAEQWFFSKTEELNREVAINTEQLQSGKTEITELRRTIQSLEIDLQSQLSTKAALEGTLADTEARYGTQLAQLQLLISGVEEQLAELRCDMERQNHEYRALLDVKSRLEQEIATYRRLLEGEDAHISSQYSSAMSSHSGRDVMTSSRQVRTIVEEVQDGKVVSSREQVALTTR